In one window of Gudongella oleilytica DNA:
- a CDS encoding RNA polymerase sigma factor has translation MHYNIKGDKAMLMFAFVYEDQAPKPEKYNNIDIDESLFKKIGQNDMEAFDQLYRLTERTMYAFSLSLVKDHQESLDLMQETYLKILSAAHLYKPMGKPLAWMFTIAKNLHYSSVRKGSRTTNLEPETIQDDKRFSYITDMDDKIVLQTVLDKLTEEEREIVLLYAVTGLKHKEIAESIGLSLSTTLSKYHRALKKLRGHLEEREVRA, from the coding sequence ATGCATTATAATATCAAAGGGGATAAAGCCATGCTGATGTTTGCCTTCGTATACGAAGATCAGGCTCCAAAGCCTGAAAAATACAACAATATCGATATAGATGAAAGCCTTTTTAAGAAGATAGGACAAAATGACATGGAGGCCTTCGATCAGCTTTACAGGCTTACAGAGAGGACCATGTATGCCTTCAGCCTATCACTTGTAAAAGATCATCAGGAGAGTCTGGACCTAATGCAGGAGACATATCTTAAAATACTATCTGCTGCTCATCTTTACAAGCCTATGGGCAAGCCCCTGGCCTGGATGTTCACCATAGCTAAAAACCTTCATTACTCATCAGTGCGTAAAGGGTCAAGAACAACCAATCTTGAGCCTGAAACCATACAGGATGACAAAAGGTTTTCTTACATTACTGATATGGATGATAAAATAGTGCTCCAGACAGTTCTGGATAAACTGACTGAGGAGGAGAGGGAGATAGTGCTCCTCTATGCTGTGACAGGCCTTAAGCATAAGGAAATAGCCGAGAGCATCGGTTTAAGCCTTTCTACAACACTATCCAAGTATCATAGAGCCCTTAAAAAGCTTAGGGGACACCTTGAAGAAAGGGAGGTCAGGGCATGA
- a CDS encoding PepSY domain-containing protein — MKNKTKILKGIALVLAIVVGAGGYLTAVPAGAIKMDVNPSIEIVTNRLDRVIEINPLNLDAKKMLENFEPKDKSLEGTVNDLVDLMILTGYISGGKDNVVRLTVNDDTVDSELVERVNKAIAAMLQNKQIEARVIKQTLKDSLDDDLYEDDKDDERTVEPKEIITRADAEAIALARVNGEIIKLELDDKSDDGKPEYEIHIIADGVKHELEIDAFNGTITEHEMDDDDDDHDNKDDKKTDANSISESVRVDAANQQKQIIGVEGAKNIALSMVKGEIKSIELEDDDDDLEYKIEIVSEGREYEIELDAYTGKVLEFESDDLYDDWDGYDDDDDDRADDDDDDDDDDDDDDDDDDDRDDD, encoded by the coding sequence ATGAAGAACAAAACAAAAATTCTAAAGGGTATCGCATTGGTATTAGCTATAGTAGTCGGAGCAGGAGGTTATTTGACGGCAGTTCCTGCAGGTGCTATCAAAATGGACGTAAATCCAAGTATAGAAATTGTAACTAATAGGCTGGATAGGGTAATAGAGATAAATCCTCTCAACCTGGATGCAAAGAAGATGCTCGAGAACTTCGAGCCTAAGGATAAATCCCTTGAGGGAACGGTGAATGATCTGGTTGATTTAATGATACTGACAGGTTATATCTCCGGGGGAAAGGATAATGTGGTGCGCTTAACCGTCAACGATGACACAGTGGATTCAGAACTGGTGGAAAGAGTCAATAAAGCTATCGCAGCAATGCTGCAAAACAAACAGATAGAAGCCAGAGTCATAAAACAAACGCTAAAAGATAGCCTGGATGACGATTTATATGAGGATGATAAAGACGATGAAAGAACAGTTGAACCAAAAGAGATTATTACCAGAGCTGATGCGGAGGCAATTGCACTTGCGAGAGTAAATGGTGAGATCATAAAGCTGGAGTTGGATGACAAATCAGATGATGGCAAACCTGAATACGAGATTCACATAATTGCAGACGGTGTTAAGCATGAATTAGAAATTGACGCTTTTAATGGAACTATAACAGAGCATGAAATGGACGACGATGATGATGATCATGACAATAAAGACGATAAAAAAACTGATGCAAACAGTATATCTGAATCTGTCAGAGTGGATGCAGCAAATCAGCAGAAACAGATCATCGGAGTGGAAGGAGCAAAAAATATTGCACTTAGTATGGTTAAAGGCGAGATCAAAAGTATCGAGCTTGAGGATGACGACGATGATTTGGAATACAAAATCGAAATAGTCAGCGAAGGAAGAGAATATGAAATAGAGTTAGACGCGTATACCGGGAAGGTTCTTGAATTCGAGAGCGATGACCTTTATGATGACTGGGACGGCTACGATGACGATGACGATGATAGAGCTGACGACGATGACGACGATGACGACGATGATGATGACGATGATGATGACGATGATGATAGAGATGACGATTAA
- a CDS encoding alpha-hydroxy-acid oxidizing protein, with product MNYDEVREKAKEILTPNCLVCKECNGVACRGWVPGVGAKWTGSSFIRSFNYLNEVKVVMDTIYKGKGQDISIELFDKKFSAPIFVAPIGGMDINFGGKLSEEEYHRRTLMGAKAAGIAAFTGDGANDDYFNAPLKPLKEVGGWGIPTLKPWSQEKIFEKIKIVEDLNVLALAMDIDSAGLVHLAASGKPVYSKTVEDLKSIVDSTGLPFIIKGIMSGKGAEKAAQSGAYGIVVSNHGGRVLDNTPATTEMLPEIRKVVGKSIKIFVDGGIRTGADVFKALALGADAVLIGRTFTISAFGGGAEGVKIYAEKLMAELKDTMLMTGCSTLEDITFDKIRF from the coding sequence ATGAATTATGACGAAGTAAGAGAAAAGGCAAAGGAGATATTGACTCCAAATTGCCTGGTTTGCAAGGAATGCAATGGTGTCGCCTGCAGGGGATGGGTACCGGGAGTAGGTGCTAAGTGGACAGGCAGCTCATTTATAAGGAGCTTCAACTATTTAAACGAAGTCAAGGTAGTAATGGATACCATTTATAAGGGAAAGGGTCAGGATATTTCAATCGAGCTTTTCGATAAAAAATTTTCAGCACCAATTTTTGTAGCTCCAATAGGAGGAATGGACATTAACTTCGGCGGGAAGCTGTCAGAGGAAGAATACCACAGAAGGACCCTTATGGGAGCAAAGGCAGCAGGAATAGCTGCATTCACTGGGGATGGTGCTAATGATGACTATTTCAATGCACCCTTAAAGCCTCTTAAGGAGGTAGGTGGATGGGGCATCCCTACTCTTAAGCCATGGTCTCAGGAAAAGATATTTGAAAAAATAAAAATTGTCGAAGACCTAAATGTCCTTGCACTTGCAATGGATATAGATTCAGCAGGTCTGGTTCATTTGGCTGCTTCCGGCAAACCTGTTTACTCAAAGACCGTCGAGGATCTTAAGTCAATAGTCGATTCAACCGGGCTGCCCTTCATTATAAAAGGTATAATGAGCGGTAAAGGCGCCGAAAAAGCAGCCCAGTCGGGAGCATATGGTATAGTGGTCTCAAATCATGGAGGCAGAGTTCTGGATAATACTCCGGCAACTACTGAAATGCTACCTGAAATAAGAAAAGTTGTCGGTAAGAGCATCAAGATATTCGTAGACGGAGGCATCCGAACCGGAGCTGATGTGTTTAAAGCACTTGCTTTAGGTGCAGATGCTGTTTTGATCGGCAGGACATTTACCATCTCGGCCTTTGGCGGAGGAGCAGAGGGAGTTAAGATCTATGCTGAAAAACTTATGGCAGAGCTTAAGGATACAATGCTAATGACCGGATGCTCAACACTAGAGGATATAACTTTTGACAAAATAAGATTTTGA
- a CDS encoding AEC family transporter, with product MTYFSFTFINVILPIFLVIAAGAVMNTAFHIDIKSLTKLQFYILMPSMLFLKVYESQLSSQVIKAATTVTLTAIISIVAMSMIIARFRGYSKSESSVFVNSSTFFNSGNYSLPLIQLLFNDPVAVSIQAIILMAHNVAFFTIGIFTASSGNRSPKEALINVLKMPLLYIMAFAAIMKSSGVIIPDPILDPLKILTDGYMAIALLTLGAQLSETKFTISNSRLYLSSFIRLIVSPAIAFLIVTLLGIDGLLARVLVIGLGAPTAVNVVLTSIELDNEPEFASQAVFTSTILSMITINLVIMAAFALIPA from the coding sequence ATGACCTATTTCAGCTTTACATTCATAAATGTCATACTACCGATTTTCCTGGTTATCGCTGCAGGCGCTGTCATGAATACTGCATTTCATATCGACATCAAATCACTTACAAAGCTTCAGTTTTATATATTGATGCCCTCAATGCTATTTCTCAAGGTCTATGAAAGTCAGCTAAGCAGCCAGGTAATTAAAGCAGCAACTACGGTAACATTAACTGCGATCATATCAATAGTAGCTATGTCTATGATAATAGCCAGATTCAGAGGATATTCAAAATCTGAGAGCAGTGTCTTTGTAAATTCATCAACATTCTTTAACTCAGGGAATTACAGCTTGCCGTTGATTCAGCTTTTATTCAATGACCCAGTGGCAGTTTCTATACAGGCAATCATATTAATGGCTCATAATGTTGCATTTTTCACTATTGGTATATTTACTGCAAGCTCTGGAAATAGAAGTCCAAAAGAAGCCTTGATCAATGTGTTAAAAATGCCATTGCTATATATAATGGCTTTTGCGGCAATTATGAAGTCTTCAGGGGTTATTATTCCCGATCCGATTTTAGATCCACTGAAGATCTTAACTGATGGCTATATGGCTATAGCACTCTTGACTTTGGGAGCTCAATTATCTGAAACTAAATTTACAATAAGCAACTCCAGGCTCTATCTGTCTAGCTTTATTAGATTGATTGTATCCCCTGCGATAGCTTTTTTAATAGTAACACTATTAGGTATTGATGGTTTGCTTGCCAGAGTTCTGGTAATTGGACTTGGAGCACCAACTGCAGTAAATGTAGTATTAACATCCATCGAGCTGGATAATGAGCCTGAATTTGCTTCGCAGGCAGTTTTCACCTCAACAATACTAAGCATGATAACAATAAACCTGGTCATTATGGCAGCCTTTGCTCTCATACCGGCTTAG
- a CDS encoding radical SAM protein produces MGKIKYIQRDTNGSIKLDAEYIGTDSAGKHMEYILTEENGKLILTPSIHSLSRLYIEPTSACNLNCVTCIRRTWSEKPGFMEMSAFNALVSQLKEFSSLESIMFGGFGEPMHHPEIFNMIAALKVLGLKVEITTNGTMLNKESFEKLFSSGLDTLWVSIDSTETSTFNAIREGADFGGIHDNLKLFKRMNQESDKKMTLGIAFVATKDNVDELSKLRSFAANVWAEKISVSNVIPYDREMESKMLCRKVLFKPLAYTKAEEERIGFKEIIIPEISLPRIDYNETTKDALHDIRGSMMKVKLLNETFKAYDDHCRFVHDRISFIRWDGMVSPCMGLLHSYTTFLNGNERRMNEYTLGSIREKSLKEIWESSEYKEFRENVYEFEFSPCVLCGGCKDINSNEADCRTDSSPVCGGCLWAQGVIQCP; encoded by the coding sequence ATGGGGAAAATCAAATACATACAAAGAGATACCAATGGTTCTATAAAGCTTGATGCTGAGTATATCGGTACCGATTCAGCCGGTAAACACATGGAGTATATCCTCACAGAGGAAAATGGCAAACTAATACTCACACCCTCCATCCATTCACTATCAAGACTATACATAGAGCCTACCTCGGCATGTAACCTTAACTGCGTTACCTGCATAAGGAGGACATGGAGCGAAAAGCCAGGCTTCATGGAAATGTCTGCTTTTAATGCATTGGTTAGCCAGCTAAAGGAGTTTTCGTCTCTGGAGTCGATAATGTTTGGCGGATTTGGTGAGCCGATGCACCACCCTGAAATATTCAATATGATAGCTGCACTTAAGGTCTTGGGACTAAAGGTCGAGATAACCACCAACGGGACTATGCTGAATAAGGAAAGCTTTGAAAAACTATTTTCATCCGGACTGGACACATTGTGGGTTTCAATTGACAGCACAGAGACTTCAACCTTCAATGCAATAAGAGAGGGAGCTGATTTTGGGGGTATCCATGATAATCTTAAGCTTTTCAAAAGAATGAATCAGGAGAGCGACAAAAAAATGACCTTAGGAATTGCCTTTGTCGCTACAAAAGATAATGTCGACGAACTTTCAAAATTAAGAAGCTTTGCAGCAAACGTCTGGGCAGAAAAAATTTCAGTGAGCAATGTGATCCCATACGACAGAGAAATGGAAAGTAAAATGCTTTGCAGAAAAGTACTCTTCAAGCCTCTGGCTTACACAAAGGCTGAGGAGGAGAGGATAGGATTTAAGGAGATAATAATCCCAGAGATAAGTCTTCCAAGGATAGATTATAATGAGACCACAAAGGATGCTCTCCATGATATCAGAGGTTCTATGATGAAGGTGAAGCTCCTAAACGAGACCTTTAAGGCATACGATGACCACTGCAGATTTGTCCATGACAGGATATCCTTCATAAGGTGGGATGGAATGGTTTCTCCATGTATGGGGCTACTGCATTCATACACGACCTTTCTAAATGGTAATGAACGCAGGATGAATGAGTATACACTTGGTAGCATCAGAGAAAAATCTTTGAAGGAAATCTGGGAAAGCAGTGAATACAAAGAATTCAGAGAGAACGTATATGAATTTGAATTTTCACCCTGTGTCTTATGTGGTGGATGCAAGGATATCAATTCAAATGAAGCAGACTGCAGGACTGATAGTTCACCAGTTTGCGGAGGATGTCTCTGGGCTCAGGGAGTAATACAATGTCCATAG
- the dapA gene encoding 4-hydroxy-tetrahydrodipicolinate synthase, translating to MLKGIYTPIVTPFAEDESIDYGKLKHNLDLLAKTDLDGIVVLGSNGEFVYLTHAEKLELIKFCIENFTREKRIIVGTSYDSTLETISFCKEAAELGADAALILPPHYYKGSMNEEVLYNHFVDVADESPIPVMLYNMPGNTGINMSSKLIARLARHPNIVGIKDTSGNIVQLSEIVRDTDDDFVVFAGNAGYLLPALTVGARGATVALGNILPNECCQLVKLVKEGKLEEARELQLKLIEINFIVTGGMGVPALKAGMDMLGYQGGIPRRPLRPLEEDKKQVVKAALGKLGVL from the coding sequence ATGCTTAAAGGAATTTACACACCGATCGTCACCCCATTTGCAGAGGATGAATCGATCGATTATGGAAAGCTGAAGCACAATCTTGATCTACTGGCAAAGACTGATCTGGATGGGATCGTAGTTCTTGGCTCAAATGGTGAGTTTGTATACCTTACTCACGCTGAAAAGCTTGAGCTTATAAAGTTCTGTATCGAAAATTTCACCAGGGAGAAAAGAATAATCGTAGGTACTTCCTATGACTCCACACTCGAGACTATAAGCTTCTGTAAGGAAGCAGCAGAGCTGGGTGCAGACGCAGCCCTGATCCTTCCACCACATTACTACAAAGGAAGTATGAATGAGGAAGTACTCTATAATCACTTTGTAGACGTTGCGGATGAGTCGCCTATCCCTGTAATGCTTTATAATATGCCAGGCAATACAGGCATAAATATGTCCTCAAAGCTCATTGCACGACTTGCAAGGCATCCAAATATCGTTGGAATAAAGGATACATCAGGCAATATCGTCCAGCTATCCGAGATAGTAAGAGATACGGACGATGACTTTGTTGTATTTGCAGGTAATGCCGGATATCTTTTACCTGCACTAACAGTAGGAGCAAGAGGTGCAACTGTAGCTCTAGGCAATATATTGCCCAATGAGTGCTGTCAACTGGTAAAGCTTGTTAAAGAAGGTAAGCTAGAAGAAGCAAGAGAGCTGCAATTAAAGCTTATTGAAATAAACTTCATAGTGACCGGAGGAATGGGAGTTCCAGCATTAAAGGCTGGTATGGATATGCTTGGTTACCAGGGTGGTATTCCACGAAGACCTTTAAGACCTCTTGAGGAAGACAAAAAACAAGTTGTAAAAGCTGCCCTTGGAAAGCTGGGCGTACTTTAA
- a CDS encoding 4-oxalocrotonate tautomerase, whose translation MPIIQVEMLKGRTVEQKRAMAKKVTEALVETVGCKTEAVKIIIREMEFEDYAQGGVLHCDINK comes from the coding sequence ATGCCAATTATTCAAGTAGAAATGCTTAAAGGAAGAACAGTAGAACAAAAGAGAGCCATGGCGAAAAAGGTTACTGAGGCCTTGGTGGAGACGGTTGGATGCAAAACTGAGGCGGTTAAGATCATAATCAGAGAGATGGAGTTCGAAGATTATGCACAGGGTGGAGTACTTCACTGCGACATTAATAAATAG
- a CDS encoding RidA family protein → MSEIEKKLEALGIDLPGQTKAAGNYVTARRTGNLIYTSGNGPTRDGKILAVGMLGAELSIEEGYQAARETMINILGVLKCELGDLDKIVKFVKILGFVQSTDDFYDQPKVLNGASDLLVEVFGEKGRHARSAIGTSVLPFNMPVEIEVIVEVD, encoded by the coding sequence ATGTCAGAAATTGAGAAAAAACTGGAGGCATTAGGAATTGATCTTCCAGGACAGACGAAGGCAGCCGGCAATTACGTTACGGCAAGAAGAACTGGCAATTTGATCTATACATCCGGGAACGGACCAACAAGGGATGGAAAGATCCTGGCGGTAGGAATGCTTGGGGCAGAGCTCTCTATAGAAGAAGGTTACCAAGCAGCAAGAGAGACAATGATAAATATTTTGGGCGTATTGAAATGTGAATTGGGCGACTTGGACAAAATAGTGAAATTTGTCAAGATCCTCGGATTCGTTCAAAGCACTGATGATTTCTATGACCAGCCAAAAGTATTGAACGGTGCATCGGATTTATTGGTCGAGGTATTTGGAGAGAAGGGGAGACATGCAAGATCTGCAATAGGGACAAGTGTATTGCCATTTAACATGCCTGTAGAGATAGAAGTGATAGTTGAGGTCGATTGA
- a CDS encoding IS1634 family transposase, producing MATIIHQTDKRSGITYAYESVSYWDKEKKQSRAKRTLIGRVDQETGEIIPTDGRGKKSKDLEGPLKPGPVLTKHTARTFYGATYLLDAIGEKLGITDDLKKCFPKDYRQMLSIAYYLILEDSNPLYRFEKWGSLHKHPYGKDITSQCSSELFASITEEAKNDFFRLQGKRRAEKEYWAYDITSVSSYSESLRQVQYGLNKENDRLPQINLAMVFGEVSNLPFCYRKLAGNIPDSKTIKNLLADFNILGYPKVKLVMDRGFYSEKNINALYKDHLKFLMSAKMSSSLIKSALDPIYNDFRSFENYSEKYELYYRSVQSDWHYSQDRPNKGDTVEDKRRIYIHYYFNIDKAAEDEKRFDKNLIALRRELESGKKVPEHESQYKKYFDTKTTPKRGTKAMIKEDVVRAAKRYYGYFALITNETMDAITALEIYRNKDLVEKAFGNLKERLNMRRTLVSSEQSLDGKLFVEFIALIYLSYIKKQMQDTNLFKEYTIQGVLDKLDVIECFEESHQKLRLGEMLEEQIALYNNIGIDPPASL from the coding sequence ATGGCAACGATAATTCATCAAACAGATAAGCGTTCTGGTATCACTTACGCTTACGAATCGGTTTCCTATTGGGACAAAGAAAAGAAACAATCTCGAGCTAAACGCACACTGATTGGCAGAGTTGATCAAGAGACTGGCGAAATCATCCCAACGGATGGCCGCGGAAAGAAGTCCAAAGATCTTGAAGGACCTTTAAAGCCGGGGCCCGTGCTTACGAAACATACTGCCAGAACATTTTATGGTGCAACTTATCTGCTGGATGCGATAGGCGAAAAGCTTGGTATTACCGATGATTTGAAAAAATGCTTCCCAAAAGATTACCGCCAGATGCTTTCGATCGCTTACTATTTGATTCTGGAAGATAGCAATCCTTTATATAGATTTGAAAAATGGGGAAGCCTGCATAAGCATCCTTATGGAAAGGATATCACTTCTCAGTGCAGCAGCGAGTTATTCGCATCCATCACCGAAGAAGCAAAGAACGACTTCTTTAGGCTGCAAGGTAAACGAAGAGCCGAAAAGGAATACTGGGCCTATGATATTACTTCTGTATCAAGCTATTCTGAGTCATTGCGTCAAGTTCAATATGGCTTGAACAAGGAAAATGACAGACTTCCTCAGATCAATTTGGCTATGGTATTCGGTGAAGTATCCAATCTTCCATTTTGTTATCGAAAGCTGGCCGGCAATATCCCTGATTCAAAAACCATCAAAAACTTGTTGGCTGATTTCAATATTCTCGGCTATCCCAAAGTAAAGCTCGTCATGGATCGCGGCTTTTACAGTGAAAAAAACATTAATGCTCTTTATAAAGATCATCTTAAGTTTCTCATGTCGGCAAAAATGTCATCAAGCTTGATTAAGAGCGCGTTGGACCCGATTTATAACGATTTTCGAAGCTTTGAGAACTATAGCGAAAAATATGAACTCTACTACCGCTCAGTACAATCAGATTGGCACTATAGTCAAGATCGCCCCAATAAAGGGGACACAGTGGAAGATAAACGACGCATCTATATCCATTACTATTTCAATATTGATAAGGCTGCTGAGGATGAAAAACGATTTGACAAAAATCTGATCGCACTTCGTCGTGAGTTGGAATCCGGGAAAAAAGTTCCCGAGCATGAAAGTCAGTATAAGAAGTACTTCGACACCAAAACAACACCAAAACGTGGTACAAAAGCGATGATCAAAGAAGATGTGGTGAGGGCTGCTAAAAGATACTATGGGTATTTTGCCTTAATCACTAATGAGACAATGGATGCAATAACAGCCCTGGAAATTTATCGCAATAAGGACTTGGTCGAAAAGGCGTTTGGCAATCTTAAAGAGCGATTGAATATGCGAAGAACACTGGTCTCATCAGAACAAAGTTTAGACGGGAAGCTATTTGTAGAATTCATTGCGCTGATTTATTTGTCATACATAAAGAAACAAATGCAAGATACCAATCTATTTAAGGAATACACGATCCAAGGTGTCCTGGATAAACTGGATGTCATTGAATGCTTTGAAGAATCGCATCAGAAGCTACGTCTTGGAGAAATGCTTGAAGAGCAAATTGCTCTCTACAACAACATAGGGATCGATCCCCCAGCCTCGTTATGA
- a CDS encoding transposase translates to MYYDFLIKIPEKTGKISRNKRGDTTYIEYTYDRKYVPEKKYNVPMRTTIGKLSNDDPTMMYPNPNFEKYFPDIILPVEANNPASRSSCIRVGAFLVIKKIIDDYKLANHLSSWDDRGKGLLLDLATYSIICESNVAQYYPDYAYNHPVLTPEQKIYSDSTISRFFSEITEDDRIDFLNSWNKNRNHKEQIYLTYDSTNKNCKAGDIEKAEYGHPKEDIGAAVVNYSLAYDINNQEPLLYESYPGSIVDVSQLQYIIEKVRGYGYKNIGFVLDRGYFSRDNLNYMDQCNYDFVIMVKGKASFVNGLIMDHKGEFETNRNCAIKAFRTYGMTVCDKLYADDTKDRYFHIYHKVDRESAERAQLENELQRMEEMMNKSKGKDIDFGKKYEHYYELTYHEKDGKRKFYGYKEREDVIEKELKLCGYFTIVTSKKMNASDALLLYKSRDASEKLFCSDKSFLDNKSFRVSSNDALESKIFVEFIALIIRSKIYTQLRKRMAEMAKKPNYMTVPAALRELEKIELIRQPGGNYKLDHAITATQKTILGAFGIDEDSARARALSIGKELMGAAAPEQEEDEDGANEVY, encoded by the coding sequence ATGTATTACGATTTTCTGATAAAAATCCCCGAGAAAACAGGGAAAATTTCAAGAAATAAACGTGGCGATACAACTTATATTGAGTACACTTATGACAGAAAATATGTTCCTGAAAAGAAGTATAATGTGCCTATGCGTACTACTATTGGAAAATTGTCTAATGATGATCCAACTATGATGTATCCAAACCCCAATTTTGAAAAGTATTTTCCGGATATTATTCTCCCCGTTGAAGCAAATAACCCAGCTTCGCGCAGTTCTTGCATCCGAGTTGGAGCTTTTTTGGTGATCAAGAAAATTATTGATGATTACAAACTTGCCAATCATCTTTCATCGTGGGACGATCGTGGAAAAGGACTATTGCTTGATTTAGCCACCTATTCCATTATCTGTGAGAGCAATGTTGCTCAATACTATCCTGATTATGCCTATAATCATCCTGTTCTTACTCCAGAGCAGAAAATATACAGCGATTCAACCATTTCCAGATTTTTTTCTGAGATCACGGAAGATGATCGAATTGATTTTCTAAATAGCTGGAATAAAAACAGAAACCATAAAGAACAAATATATTTAACTTACGATTCGACCAACAAAAATTGTAAGGCTGGAGATATTGAAAAAGCTGAGTATGGTCATCCAAAGGAAGACATTGGAGCTGCAGTTGTCAACTATTCTCTTGCTTACGATATAAACAATCAGGAGCCTTTGCTATATGAGAGTTACCCAGGAAGTATCGTTGATGTTTCGCAGCTACAGTATATTATAGAAAAAGTCCGGGGATATGGATACAAGAACATTGGATTTGTTCTTGATCGCGGATATTTCAGCAGGGATAATCTGAATTACATGGACCAATGCAACTATGATTTTGTGATTATGGTTAAAGGAAAGGCTTCATTTGTGAATGGTTTAATCATGGATCATAAAGGAGAGTTCGAAACCAATAGAAACTGTGCGATCAAAGCCTTTAGAACCTATGGAATGACGGTATGTGACAAACTTTATGCAGATGATACTAAGGACAGATATTTTCATATTTATCATAAGGTAGACCGCGAAAGCGCGGAACGTGCTCAGTTGGAAAATGAACTACAACGTATGGAAGAAATGATGAATAAGAGCAAGGGAAAAGATATAGACTTCGGGAAAAAATATGAGCACTATTACGAACTGACCTATCATGAAAAAGATGGTAAACGCAAATTTTATGGCTATAAAGAACGAGAGGATGTTATTGAAAAAGAACTGAAATTATGTGGTTATTTTACAATTGTGACATCAAAAAAGATGAATGCCAGCGACGCACTTTTGTTATACAAAAGTCGTGATGCTTCTGAGAAGTTATTTTGCAGCGACAAATCTTTCCTTGATAATAAATCATTTCGAGTTTCCAGTAATGACGCTCTTGAATCTAAAATATTTGTAGAATTCATTGCTCTAATTATCAGAAGCAAGATATATACCCAGTTGAGAAAACGTATGGCTGAGATGGCAAAAAAACCAAACTATATGACAGTTCCGGCTGCGCTTCGAGAATTGGAAAAGATTGAACTAATCAGGCAGCCTGGTGGTAACTATAAATTAGATCATGCAATTACCGCAACACAAAAGACCATTTTAGGAGCATTCGGAATAGATGAAGACAGTGCGCGAGCAAGAGCATTGTCAATAGGAAAAGAACTTATGGGAGCAGCCGCTCCAGAACAGGAGGAGGACGAAGATGGCGCGAACGAAGTCTACTAA
- a CDS encoding IS630 family transposase, with protein sequence MRPHKNKYWCIPPKENAEFVACMEDVLDVYELPYNILRPVVCMDEKPYQLLGESREPLPMRQGNDKKTDSEYVREGTCSIFVFTEPLGGFRHVNARNQRTAVDWAEEIKYLADVCYPDAEKIILVLDNLNTHKISSLYKRFPPAEARRIARRLEVHYTPKHGSWLNIAEIELNVMTSQCLNRRVDDLEKLRCELAVWEVNRNERSSTINWHFTNNQARTKLVSLYPKIEIHNN encoded by the coding sequence TTGCGACCTCACAAAAACAAGTACTGGTGCATCCCGCCAAAAGAAAACGCCGAATTCGTAGCCTGCATGGAAGATGTCCTCGACGTCTACGAATTGCCGTACAACATACTGAGGCCAGTTGTTTGTATGGACGAAAAACCCTATCAGCTTCTTGGGGAATCAAGAGAACCACTTCCCATGCGCCAGGGCAATGATAAGAAGACTGATTCGGAATATGTGCGAGAGGGCACTTGCAGCATCTTCGTCTTCACAGAACCTCTGGGCGGCTTCAGACATGTGAACGCCCGCAATCAGAGAACCGCTGTAGACTGGGCTGAGGAAATCAAATACCTTGCAGACGTTTGTTATCCGGATGCGGAGAAAATCATTTTGGTACTTGATAATCTGAACACCCATAAAATCAGTTCACTCTACAAAAGATTTCCACCTGCAGAGGCCAGAAGAATCGCCAGGCGCCTTGAAGTCCATTACACGCCAAAGCACGGCAGTTGGTTGAACATAGCTGAAATAGAATTGAACGTAATGACCAGTCAATGTCTTAATCGTAGAGTCGATGATCTTGAGAAGCTCCGTTGTGAGCTGGCGGTATGGGAAGTGAATCGAAATGAAAGATCATCCACAATCAACTGGCATTTTACAAACAACCAAGCCAGGACAAAGCTTGTTTCACTGTATCCTAAAATCGAAATCCACAACAACTAA